A genomic segment from Lutzomyia longipalpis isolate SR_M1_2022 chromosome 3, ASM2433408v1 encodes:
- the LOC129793824 gene encoding G-protein coupled receptor 52 — translation MRGATMHLQGLSHLQVYDSTLEALTKSGLILVLGVAIVASNILIIATFLNFRGPSEVINYYLLSLAVADLLCGLLIVPLSVYPALTGEWIYGDILCRFIGYLEVTLWSVTVYTFMWISVDRYLAVRKPLRYETVQTKTRCQCWMAFTWISAAMLCCPPLLGFNKAQFDEEAYVCMLKWGSMTAYSATLAILVLGPSVISIVHNYGYIFVMMRRLKSGAPIHDKEYATALAENLANPSHTMSFALIFSFWLSWSPLIVVKFYEGVTGDVFQNPLVHFGIVWFGVLNSLWKFIILTGMSPHFRLALRIFCLTICCRTKGRLQAELIGLDPDD, via the exons ATGCGAGGTGCTACGATGCACCTGCAAGGGCTGAGTCATTTGCAAGTCTACGACTCAACCCTGGAGGCTCTCACCAAGTCAGGGCTCATACTTGTCCTGGGCGTCGCCATTGTCGCATCTAATATACTAATTATTGCAACATTCCTTAATTTTAGAG GTCCATCCGAAGTAATAAATTACTATTTACTGTCTCTGGCGGTCGCTGATTTACTATGCGGACTACTCATTGTACCTCTATCTGTGTACCCAGCCCTAACAGGAGAGTGGATCTACGGCGACATCTTGTGTCGCTTCATTGGTTACTTGGAGGTGACACTGTGGTCAGTCACAGTTTACACATTCATGTGGATTTCGGTAGATAGATATTTGGCTGTACGAAAACCTCTCCGATATGAGACGGTTCAAACGAAAACAAG ATGCCAGTGTTGGATGGCATTCACGTGGATTTCAGCTGCAATGCTGTGCTGTCCACCACTGTTGGGCTTCAATAAGGCCCAATTTGACGAGGAGGCGTACGTGTGCATGCTCAAATGGGGCAGTATGACGGCATATAGTGCCACCCTGGCCATCCTAGTCCTCGGTCCCAGTGTAATCTCCATCGTTCACAACTACGGCTACATCTTCGTCATGATGCGACGCCTCAAATCCGGCGCCCCAATTCACGACAAAGAATACGCAACAGCATTGGCGGAGAATCTCGCCAATCCCAGTCATACCATGTCCTTTGCCCTAATCTTCAGCTTCTGGCTATCGTGGAGTCCCCTAATTGTGGTGAAGTTCTACGAAGGCGTCACAGGAGATGTCTTTCAGAATCCCCTCGTACATTTCGGCATTGTTTGGTTTGGTGTTCTCAATTCTCTGTGGAAGTTCATCATTCTCACGGGGATGTCACCGCACTTCCGGTTGGCGCTGAGAATTTTCTGCCTGACAATTTGCTGCAGGACAAAGGGGCGCCTCCAGGCGGAACTCATAGGGCTCGATCCGGATGATTAG